In Granulicella mallensis MP5ACTX8, the sequence GGCCCGCAAGGCTAAATTCAATCAAAGGGGGAAGGCCGTGTCTGATGAATCGGAGTTTCGATGTTAGAGCGAAATCAGGATCGAGGCACGCATAGCTGTTTGTCTTACTGTTTTACGTTTCCCCACAGAATCGTCATCCTGAGCGTAGCGTCCCGGCCTTTGGGGACGCGGAGTCGAAGGACCCCGAGGGTTGACCTCTCGCCCAAACCTTTTGCACCTTTTCCACCTCAAGCGTTCGAGCCTGGACGTTTGTGCTGGAAAAGGTTCCAACACCATGGAAGAGATCAAACCCTTCAGGGTCCTTCGACTCCGCACCTCGCAAAATACGCGAGGTGCTTCGCTCAGGATGACGTTCATGTGGGAGAACAGAATATGTGATGAGTGGGTACTCCCCGATTCGTCGAGCGCCTTCGATTCCTCACCCCACTTGACCGATTGCTATTCACAAAAGTATGTTTTTGGTGGTAAAAATTCGAGACATAGAATAAGTCCTGAATGCGGCAGGTTGAGTCCCCTCTTCCTCTTCAACTGCAGGAGCGCCCGGCTTTCGGCCCTAGGTTTTGCAATATCGCCACACGAATTCAACCACGCACCCAACCCACGCAGCAGGAGAGATCAATGGCAACGAATGCAATGAATCTAAGCCGTCGCAACATGTTGTTAGGAACCGGAGCAGCCGTTGCGGCGCTCGGAGTAAGCCCTCTCGCACTGGCACAGAAGACGAAGTCGATGAGCGAGCGCAATCCGGAGCCCGTTCCTCCCACGCCCGACCAGATTCGCCGCATGAAGTGGTGGCATGAGGCCAAATTCGGCATGTTCATCCACTTCGGCCTGTACAGCCAGCACGCCCGCCACGAGTGGGCGATGGAAGACGAAGCGATCCCCTTCGACGAGTACACGCCTCTGTCAAAGGTCTTCGATCCTGCACCCGGCTCCGCGCGCGGCTGGGCGAAGCTCGCCAAGGCGGCCGGCATGAAGTACATGGTGCTGACCACCAAGCACCACGAAGGCTTTTGCAACTTCGACACCAAGCTCACCGACTACTGTGCGACGAAGCAGGGTCCGGGCCGCGATATCGTCCGCGAGTACGTCGACGCCGCGCGCGCCGAGGGTCTGCACGTTGGCTTCTACTACTCGCTGATGGACTGGCATCATCCCGACGGCGCCCGCTGCGCCACCGACGAGGCCGCCCGCAAGCGCTTCGTTGCGTACACCCACGGCCTCATCCGCGAGCTGCTCACCAACTACGGCAAGATCGATATTCTCTGGTACGACGTCGCCTGGCCGCTCGACGCCGATGGCTGGGAGTCCGAGCGTATGAACAAGATGGTCTTCGAGCTCCAACCCGACATCATCGTGAACAATCGCAACCAGCTCCTCGGCGACTTCTCCACCCCCGAACAACACATTGCCGCCGAAAACAACGGCCGCGCCTGGGAGAGCTGCATGACGCTCAACGACAGCTGGGGCTTTCAGCGCGCGGACGATAACTGGAAGACCTCCAAGACCATCGTCCGCAACCTGATCACCTGCGCGCGCGACGGCGGCAACTACCTGCTCAACATCGGGCCTCAACCCGACGGCGCCGTCCCCGAGGAGTCGGTCCGCGTCCTCACCGAGGTCGGGCAGTGGATGGCCGTCAACGGCGAGACGATCTACAAGTCCGACCCGTGCCAGCCGCGCCGCTCGGAGTATGCGAGCTTCACCCGCACCGGCAACACGCTCTACATGCACGTGAACTTCTGGCCCGGCGAGGACGTCGCGATCTCCGGTCTCAGGGTGAAGGTGAAGTCGGCGCGGCTGCTGAAGACCAACCAGGAGGTGAAGTTCTCCCAGGACCCCTACCGTGTGCACCTCACCGGTCTCCCCATGGACGCTCCCGATTCGCCGGTCACCACCATCGCGCTCGAATGCGATGGAGAACCCAGGCAGGACACCGACTTCGTCCGCAAGAACAAACCTCGCGGAGGCATGTAGAGCGGTTCGTTTTGGGTTGTTGTTGTTCTTGCTGTTGTTTTTCTGGTTGTCATTCCCGCAGGGAATCTGCTGTCTGTGGGCCCAGCACCAATATTTTGCGAGGCAGCGATAGAAGGGGCACGACACGTGCCCTTTCCACCGCTGCCTCCACGAAGAACTGCCATGGTACGAACAAACAGCAGATGCCTTGCGGGAATGACAACCAGAAAACAACCACAAAAGGCTGCTAAGCTGAACCGAAAGACTCACTCCTGTATTCGGGCCCTCAAGTAGTTTGGCAAGAATGATCCATGAGGAGATTTTGATGAAGCCCCGCTCCATTGCACGACGGCTTGCCGTTTGCGCCACCTTATTCGCAGGCCTTGCACAGGCCGCGTCCGCCGCTGAGATTCTCATCTCTGACGCGAAGTCCCAGCCAGAGAGCCTGACCATCGCCCCCGGCGGAATCCTCTTCGTCGGCAGCGCGAGCACACCCTTCGTCTACAAGGTGCGCCCCGGATCCACTGCTGCGGAAAAGTTCGTCGATGCCAGCGCAGAAGGTGCGGGCACCTTTTTCTTCGGGATGCTCGCCGATGCCGCCAACAACATGTTGTGGACGTGCCAGCTAACCCCGGTGCCGGACACCAAGCCGGTGCAGCGCCATACCGCACTGAGGGGCTTCGACCTCTCCTCCGGCGCGCCAAAGCTTCGTTGGAATCTGCCTGGCGATAACACCACGTGCAACGATCTCTCGGTCGGACCGGACAAGGCACTCTATCTAACGGACACCGCCAACGGCAAGATCTTCAAGCTGCCGGCCGGTGCTTCCGCCGCGGAACTCTTCCTGGAGCATCGTGTCCTGATGGGCGTCGATGGCATCACCTTCCTGGACGGCACGCTCTACGTGAACAACGTGGTCTTCAACAAGCTCTACCGCATCCCGGTGGACGCCTCCGGCAAGCCGGGGCAGCCTGTCGATATCTGGATGGACCAGCCCGTAAAAGGCCCGGATGGCATGCGTGCGGCCAATGGCAAGCTGTTCGTTGCCGAGAATGGCAGCGGCCAGATTGACGTCCTTACCATCAATGGCGATAAGGCCAGCGTCACTGTCCTCAAGGACGGACTCAAGACACCCACCGCAGTCGAGCCCGTAGGTGACACCCTCTGGATCGCCGAACGCGGCGCCGGCAAAGCCCTGTCGATTCCAATGCCGAAAAATACATCTCGCTAAGGGCACGTTCCTTTGGGGACGCGAAGTCGAGAACCTGTTTTTGTCTTTCTTGTTGTCATTCCCGCAGGGAATCTGCTGTCTGTCGGCACAGCACCAATATTTTGCGAGACGACTTCAGAAGGGCCATGCCTCGAATCACGCCCTTTCTAGCTCTGCCTCCACGGAAGAACTGTCATGGTACGAACAAGCAGCAGATTCCCTGCGGGAATGACAACAAGAAAGACAACAGCAAGAACAAAACATCCCCGCTCCAGATGAAGCCTTTGTGGGGTTGAACAAGGTATGTGATCAACCTCGGCGTCCGGATTCGTCAGACAGCCTCTTAGACCCCAACCTTGCCCGCACGCTTCGCAGACTTCTTCTCCGCCGACTTCTTCGCGCGGGCCTCGTCCTTTGACTGGATCCCATGCGCAACGAGAATCGCCCGTATCAATCCTGGGAAGCGCTCATCCACTTCCGTACATCGTGAGACATTCTGCATCTCCACGCCATGGCGCTCGCTGCGAATCAGCCCCGCCTCGCGCAGGATCTTGAAGTGCTGCGAGAGCGTGGACTTCGGAATCGCCCTATCGCTCACAACCAAAAAGTTAGAACAGTTCTGCGGACAGGCCTGCGCCACGATGTCGACGAACATCGACACCCGCACCGGGTCGGACAAGGCATGCAGAAGCCCCTCTACCGTAATGTCCTCGATCGATGGATGGAGCAGGGGCCGCATATCTCTATAGAGTAGACGCAGTCCCAAAACGGTTCAATAGTTCATAAATCCGGAACTAATGAATCTTTCCCGAATCTGCCTCCATCTACTCACCAGAACCAGGTGAGGAGCAGGCCCGCAAGGTAGCTCCCAAGAGATCTGAAATTCAACGCAGTACCGGAAAAGGGATAAAGATATGAGCAAGCTCACAGGCAAAGTAGCAGTCGTCACCGGCGCATCCAAGGGTATCGGAGCCGCCATCGCCAAATCGCTCGCCGCAGAAGGCGCTTCCGTCGTCGTGAACTACGCCTCCAGCAAGGCCGGCGCGGACACCGTCGTCGCGGCCATCACCAAGGCGGGCGGCAAGGCTGTAGCGGTGGGCGGAGACGTCTCCAAGGCCGCCGAAGCCCAGGGCATCATCGACGCCGCCATCAAGAACTACGGCCGCCTCGACATCCTCGTCAACAACTCCGGTGTGTATGAGTTCTCGCCCATCGAAGCCATCACCGAAGAGCATTATCACAAGATCTTCAACGTCAACGTACTCGGCCTTCTGCTCGTCACGCGTGCCGCTGTCGCTCATCTCGGTGAGGGCTCCAGCATCATCAACATCGGTTCGGTCGTCAGCAGCCTGACGCCTCCGGCCAGCGCGGTCTACACCGGCACCAAGGGCGCGGTCGATGCCATCACCGGCGTGCTCGCCAAGGAACTCGGCCCCAAGAAGATCCGTGTCAACGCCCTCAACCCCGGCATGGTCGACACCGAAGGCGTACAGACCGCGGGCTTCCTCGGCTCGGACATGGAGAAGAACATCGTTGCGCAGACCCCGCTTGGCCGCGTCGGCCAGGTCGATGACATCGCCTCCGTCGCTACCTTCCTCGCCTCTGACGACGCGAAGTGGGTTACCGGCGAACTCCTCCGCGTCGGCGGCGGTATCCACTAATCGCTAATTCCCGAACGCTAACAGGCCCCGCTGCCGCAGCAATACGGCAGCGGGCCCAACACCAAACCTCACACCTAAAGAGAGGAATCACATGGGTAAGCTCACAGGAAAAGTAGCAGTCATCACCGCCGCCACCTCCGGCATGGCACTCGCCACGGCGAAGCTCTTCGTCGAAGAGGGCGCCTACGTCTTCATCACGGGCCGCCGTAAGGACAAGCTCGATGAGGCCGTCAAGGCCATCGGCAAGAACGTCACAGGCGTCCAGGGCGACGCCTCCAACCTCGCCGACCTCGACCGTCTCTACGAGACCGTCAAACGCGAGAAGGGCAAGATCGACGTCCTCTTCGCCAGCGCCGGCCAGGGCGAGTTCGCCACGCTCGAACAGGTCACCGAAGAGCACTTCGACAAGACCTTCGACCTCAACGTGCGTGGAACACTGTTCACGGTACAGAAGGCGTTGCCGCTCTTCAACGACAACGGCTCCATCTTCCTGAACGGCTCGATCGCCAGCATCAAGGGCATCCCGTCCTTCGGCGTCTACAGTGCCAGCAAGGCCGCGGTCCGTTCCTTCGCACGCACCTGGCTGGTGGAGTTGAAGGAGCGTCGCATCCGCGTCAACATCCTGAGCCCCGGCACCATCGACACCCCCATCCTCGACCCGCTGGGCGATGAGGCGAAGGAAGGCTTCAAGAAGATGATTCCGCGCGGCGAAATGGGCCGTCCGGAAGAGATCGCCACGGTAGCTCTCTTCCTGGCCTCCAGCGACTCCAGCTTCGTCAACGGCATCGAGCTCTTCGTCGACGGCGGTACCGCCCAGATCTAACGACCGGCCTCCGTACTTCCGGAGCCCAACCCAACGGGACTCGCCCGGCAGCTACTCCACTAGCCGCCAGGCGAGTCTCGTTCTGTTTATGGTTTTGAAGGGGCGGGGCTAAAAGCCCCGCCCCTTCAAAACAAAACTTGATCTCTCATTTCATCCTCACTCGTAGCTTGGAGCTGTGAGTTTGATGGCCTGCCCTAGACTCACGCGGCCCTTAGAAAAGCTATACGCAACCGCCTTGTTCCTCCCCTGCGGATAAAATCAAACACGTGAAGCAGAATTTGAAGCTACTGGTATCAGGAGTGTTGTTCGGGATCGCTACAACACTCAGCGCGCAACAGTCACCGAACGTCTTTCAGAATCTGATCGCGGATTCAGCGCATCGGATCGCCATCGCCCATCAGGTAGCGCTGTCCAAATGGGACAGTAACGGTGTCGTCGAAGACTCGGCCCGCGAGGCCCAGGTGATTCAGAATGCGGTCGCAGCAGGACAGTCCAAGGGCCTTAGCGAAGCCTCTCTCACTTCGTTCTTTCGATCCCAGATTGAGGCCAACAAGCTCGTGCAGTACTCGCTCCTCGCGGATTGGCAAGTAGCCGGGAAGGCTCCGGAACACCAGAAGGTAAATCTTGCCACCGAGATCCGTCCGGAACTCGACCACCTTCAGTCTTCTTTGATCTCGGACCTTGTCCAAAGCGCCGAGGCTCGCTCTCGGCCCGACTGCTCGACTGCGCTGGCCGTCGCGATTCACAAGTATCTCGCCACGCAAGGTACCGCCGAGTCGACGTTGGATGCACTGGCCCTTAACCGTTCCCTGGCCACAGCCTGCGTTCGCTAAAGTAAATCTCCTGTAGGTGTATAGCGAAGCTACGACACTTATGGCCGTCACGGATGCAGCTTCTGCTCCAGATCCGGCACAAACAGCGGCTGCGCGTCGGCTTCCAATCGATGCGCCGCCGTCAGCGCCAGGGCATAGGCGGCTCGTGCACTGTCTTTGTCGCCTAATGCCGTCTGGGCGTCTCCCAAAGCCGTCTGCGCCAGCAAATTCTCCGGCTGCAAAGTGACAGCTTTCTCTGCCGCAACCAAAGCCTCTGCGGGCCTCTTCTCACTCAACAGGATCTTCGACTTTTGGACTGCTCCCAACGCCGCCGCTTCAGGCACATGGAAATCGCCACGGTACACAAACACGCTGTGATCGATCTGCTCCGCCATCGGCATCCACCGAAATCGCTCGAAGATATTCAACTGGTCGCTGGGCCAGTCACAGGCTTCCAGATCGTCTGCGCTTAACAAGAGGTTGCCATGGATGGTTTCTGGCACGTCGACCGGCAGGATCTCTCCTCCGGTGTGGGCCGTGGGCAGCGGGTGGCAGGGAATGCCGTAGGCTTGGGGACGAAGATCCGGATAAGCGGAATAGGCGAACCAGCACTCCTCGCCAGGATGGGCGTCAACCCATTGCTTGACGTGCGGCAGTTGTTGCGCCCAATCCACACTGGAGTCGCTCAGGTATTTGTGCGTATTCGCCGTGCCGCCCCAGGCTTCATTGGCGTACGCCATCTCTGCCGGAAACACTGCCAGGGCAGAAACGACATGACACGCCACCAATCCTCCACCGATCCAAATCCAGCGTCGGTTATGCTGCGCGAGCGCTGTCAGACCCGCTGCTGCCAGCAACGCGGCCAGAGGATACAGGAACAGAACATGCCGCGTGCCGATGTTCATACCGCTCAGGATCGCCACACCCAGATAGATAGCTCCCGGGACCGCAAGATACGCCAACTCTCTTCCTTGCCTGAGCCGCCTGCTGATCAGCGCAATACCTGCCAGCACTACCAGACCGATTAAGCCCAGAGTGGTCTTGATGGACAGCGCGACTGGAAAGTACCACCAGACGCCGTGAGGATAATCGTGCCCTAGCAGGAAGATGGGATACTGCTGCGCTGCATAGTGGATGTCAGTCATCCCCAGCAGGTAGGATTCCGGCAGCAACCGCCAGTGGGCGAGATGTCCTATCATCCAACTGTTTATCCCCTTGAGGGGTGCAGCGTATTCGCTCAGCGTCGGATTCATCACCAGCCCTGCCGGTCTGGCCGCATAGCGAAAACCGTAGAAAGCCCAGAGCACCACAACCGCGAGAACCACGATGGCAGCAAATCCGCCAAACAGTGTCCCAGCCGTCCGCTTGCGCCGTTCCGGCTCGGCACAGGCGATCTCTACCAGCGTCAATCCCAGCAGCATCGGAGCCAGCAAAATTCCGCTGTGCTTGGCCGCCAGCGTGAGTCCTGCGGCTAGGCCGGTCAGCAGCAGACGAAGCACAGAGGGCTGCCTTGCGTAACGGTAGAAGCAATAGATGGTGGCCAGAAAGAAGCAGGCGACGCCCATATCGGTCGTGACCAGATCACTGTTGGCCAACACATTGGGCTCGAAGACCACCAATAGCAAAGCCAGCAGACCAGCGGACTCGCCAAAGAACTTGCTCCCGATCAGAAACACCATCACGGAGAGGCCCACGGCGAAGACACCTGCTGCCAGGCGCATGCGGAAGAGCAGGCGATGTTTTGGGCCATCGTTACGTTCCAGAAAATCACGGCCATCCCGGTACGCCTCTGTCTTGAACATTCGCTGTTGCAGCGGAGGCACCCAAAGCTTCTCCTGCAGCAGAGGCAATGTCGCCACCAGCTTCACCAGCGGCGGATGCTCGGGATTCAGACCGTAGTCGCCGCTATGCCACATCATGTAGCCGGCGAAGATATGGTCGCCCTCATCGAAGGTGAGCGACTCGCCATGGACGATGATCGCCACCAGGATCATCTGCAAGATGATCAATCCGCCTGCTAAAGACCAGACGGGCATCTTCAATCTATTCATTGACCTTCCGCCCCCAACCGCTATACCCAATGATTCGCGCCCCCCATTTTATAGAGATTTTCACGAAGGACTTTTTCGGTGGAAGATGCATCAAACCCAGGCGTGGTGGGTCTAACGAGACAGACAGAAATCAGGGGGAAATCATGCAACTGCAACTGCTGCGAAATGCGACTCTGCGTTTGAACTATGCCGGACGAACGATTCTTGTCGATCCATGCCTCGGCGCAAAAGGGAGCCTGCCCACAGTAGCCGGTATCCAGGCCAATCCCACCGTAGATCTGCCGGTAACGGTAGAGAAGCTGCTGGAAGGGATCGAACTGACCGTGATCTCGCACCTCCATCCCGACCACTTCGACCCCGCAGGAATCTCGCATCTGCCGAAGACGATGCCGATCCTCTGCCACCCTGCCCATCTCAAGGAGATCGAGGAGCACGGGTTCACCGCGGCCAGGACTCTGACAGAAGAGGTCGCGGAGGGCGCTCTCACCATCGCACCCACCACAGGACAGCATGGGACGGGCGAAGTCCTTGCAAAGATGGGCACTGTGATGGGGTTCATCCTCAAGGCCGAGAATGAACCCACGGTGTACTGGGCCGGTGACACCGTGCTGACGCCGGAGGTGATCGAGATCGTCCACAAGACCGGGCCGGACGTGATCGTCACCCACTCCGGAGCTGCGACCATAGCGAACACGCTGCTGCTCATGGACGATGCACAAACCGTTGAGCTCTACCGCCATGCAGGCGAGGCCATCTTCATCGCGGTCCACATGGAGGCGTTTGACCACTGTGCCGTGACCCGCGACCGGCTGCGTGCCACCGCGAACCTCGCTGGCATCCCGAGCCATCGTCTACTCATCCCCGCCGATGGAGAGCAGATCGAGCTATAGACCCCTGCTTCAAAGAAGACGGCTTACCCGAAGGACTCTTGTGGGTAAACGCGAGATCGGTTTAGCACTGCTGGTTCCTGGCCGGTAAAAAGGCCAGGAGCCTTCTGGCATTCAGGTCATATATCCTTTGCCCATGCGATTTTCTGCCTTCGTTCCCGTCGCCGCCTTCCTCTGCGTGCTTCCGGCGTTCAGCCAGACCGCGCCTCCGCACCCCTCTCAAGCGGCCACATCGCAAGCCATCGCCACCGAAATCGACGAGGTAGAAACCGGTCTTCTCACCGTCGTAACCGTCGCCGGTGACCCTCATCCCACACGCTCCCTCACTGAAGAGATGCGCCGTCGCCATGTTCCCGCTGTCAGCATCGCCGTCATTCACAACGGCACCCTCCGCTGGGCCCACGCCTGGGGAACCCTCAACCCCGAAGGCGGCGCACCCGCCACAGCGGACAGCCTCTTTCAGGCTGCCTCTATCAGCAAATCTCTCGCCTCCATGGCCGCTCTCCACCTCGTCCAGCAAGGCAAGCTCTCGCTCGACGCTCCCGTCCAGACCGAGCTCAAAAGCTGGACGCTGCCTCAAAACAACTTCACCGCCCAGCAGCCCGTCACTCTCCGCGAGCTGCTCTCGCACACCGCCGGCATCAACGTCCACGGCTTCCCCGGCTATGCGACTACCGGTCCTGTCGCCACGCTTCAACAGGTCCTCGACGGCACTAAGCCGGCTAATACCGACGCCATCCGTGTCACCGCTCTCCCCGGCCAGGCCTTCAGCTACGCCGGCGGCGGGTACACGATCGCCCAGCAGATGATGATCGACGCCACCGGACAGCCCTTCCCGCAGATCATGCAGTCCCTGGTTCTCGGCCCCGTCGGCATGAGCCACAGCACCTACCAGCAGCCGCTCCCGCCCGCTCGCCTCAAAGAAGTCGCCCTGCCAGCCGACGATCAAGGCAAGCCCATCGCCGGAGGCCCCCACACCTATCCTGAGATGGCCGCCGCCGGTCTCTGGACCACCCCCTCCGACCTGGCTCTCTGGGTCATGGAGATGCAGCGCTCGCTGAAGGGTCAGGCCAATCACGTCCTCTCCCCCGAGATGACCCGTCTCATGCTCACGCCCATCAAAGAGCACTACGGCCTCGGCGTCACCGTCACGAAGGAGAATGGCCAGACGTCTTTCGCTCACAGCGGTGGCAACGCTGGCTATCGTACCTTCTACATCGGCTATGAAAACGGAGACGGTGCGGTCATCATGACCAGCAGCGACAGCGGCGGGCCTCTCTATCCCGACATCCTCCGCAGCATCTCCCGTGTCTACAACTGGTCCACCTGGAAGTCCACCGAGCGCACTGCGATCACCCTTGCTTCATCAGCTCTCACGGCTTACACCGGCAAGTTCAACACGCAGGCCCTCGGCCCCATAGAGGTCTCACTGGAATCCGGGCACCTGCAGGCCAGGCTCTCCTACTACGGCTCCAGCCCGCTCTTTCCGTCTGCTTCCAATATCTTCTTCGCTACCGACACGGAAGCCGAGCTCCACTTCGATTCCCCCGACTCCGGCAAGCTTCTTGTCGACAACCAGTCCATCTCCTTTACGCGTATCAAGGAAACACCGGCTCTCCCTCATTAATCACCATCGAGACGCAGGGTTCAGCGTTGCCCGAACTCCATGGGAAGCTTGAACGTTCTTCTCCCCGTCTACATTGTCAATTGCCGGTTAAACACGAGGCCTTTTCACCCGCCGGGCTTTTGCCTCGCAGCACGACCACCGATAGACCTAGTATTCTGATTGCACGATCATGGCATACCCCACAAACAATCTGAGGATTAAATCCACTAGAGTCGTTCTTCCTCCTATCTTCCTTGAGGAGGAGATGCCTGTTACCGATAACGCTTCGCGCACCGTCTTCGACGCGCGTCGCCAAATTGTAGACATCCTCAACGGATCGGATGATCGTCTGGTCGTCGTTGTAGGTCCTTGTTCCATCCACGATCCGGTTGCCGCCCGCGAGTACGCGGGCCTGCTGAAGGAGGCGATCGCAGAGCTCTCCAGCGACCTCATGATCGTGATGCGTGTTTACTTCGAGAAACCGCGCACCACCCTCGGCTGGAAGGGGCTTATCAACGACCCCTACTTCGATGAGTCCTTCCGCATCAACGACGGGCTGCGCATGGCGCGCCACCTCCTCCTCGATCTGGCCGAGATGGGAGTGCCCGCCGGCACCGAATACCTCGACATGATCTCGCCGCAGTACGTCTCCGACCTCGTAAGCTGGGGAGCCATCGGCGCGCGAACCACGGAGAGCCAGGTCCATCGCCAGCTCGCCTCCGGACTCTCCTGCCCGGTGGGCTTCAAGAACGGCACCTCCGGCAACGTACGCATTGCGGTGGAGGCCATCCTCTCGGCCAATCATCCCCACACCTTCCTGGGCACCTCTGAGACGGGACAGTCCGCCATCCTTCTCACGTCCGGCAACACGGACTGCCATATCATCCTGCGCGGCGGCCGGCAGACCACCAACTACGATGCCGCAGCCGTGGCTTCGACGGTGGAAGAGATGGAAAAGGCAGGCGTCAAACCCCGCATCATGATCGACTGCAGCCACGCAAACAGCGGCAAAGATCACCGCAAGCAGGCCGAGGTATGCCGCTCCGTGTCGGAGCAGGTTATTGCGAGCACGAACCGTAACATCATGGGCGTCATGATTGAAAGCAATCTCGTTGCCGGGGCGCAGCCTCTCATTGCTGGCAAAGAGCTGGTCTACGGGCAAAGCATCACCGACGCCTGCATCGACTGGCCCGAGACCCAAACGCTTCTGCGTGAACTCGCCAGCGCTGTCCGCGAGCGGCGAGCTCACCTCAAGGGTTAAACGGGGAGAGTTGTCTGGCCTTCTCCAGGACGGGGAGGCGCATCTGGGTCCAGCGTTGAACCGTCACCGTTGTCCATCGTGCGCGTCCCTGGTCTTCGTAGCTCACGGAGGCCGTTCCTGAAATCGCCAACGCTGTTCCGTTGTTGAAGTCCGGCAGAAGAAGGCCGACGCGGGCATCGATCTCAAGATTGCCCAGCGTATTGAAGAGGTTATTGCCCGCGTAGTCCGGGAAGCGGATAGTTCTGTCCGACGGGCTTACGACAAACCCCGGATTGCCCCCGCGATGCGAAGCATCCAGGCCGCGCTCCGGGTGCTGCGTTGCGATGAAGAAGACGTCGGTCTTCTCAAAGGCGTCACGCTGCTCCCGAGTCAACGATTCTCCCTCCAGCAACGCATGAGCCGGAGCGTCTTTTGACCACGCCAGCGCGCGCTGCGTGATGTACTTCGGGCAGTTGGGATAAGCCTCCGCGACGGACAGCACCATCAGCTTGTCTGATGGCTTCTCCAGCCGTCCATTGACGCGCAGACGGCGGCGGGTAGCAAAGTCGAGCACTACTCCGCCGACGAGTTGCCGATCTTCGGCAGCACGGAGAATCCGTTCGTCGACAGGATCGATCGTCTGCTCAAGATCCAGGTAGAGGGTGTCGCGGGAGGCAGCCATCCACCCCGCTTTGCCGGCGACGGGCAGGCACCACATCGCGCCCTTGTCGAGGACCGCAAGAACTAGAAGCGACTGCTGCTGCAGAAAGGGAATCGCTCCAGCCGGAATGTAAGGGGAGATCATGGGACTGTTCCGGTCCGCTTCCTCTGTCCCACCCACTCGCCGCTGAACACGGCGTTCGCCTTCGTGAAAAGGATCCATCGACATATCCGTCTCCGATCTCCTCTGTAAACCGTTCGGTCTACAACTATAAGATTAGACCGATCGGTATAATGATGCAAGCACGAGCATAAAAGGGATCAGATCAATGGCAAAGACCGAAACCGCAGAGGCAGAAAAAGTTCTTGGCTCGCTCATCTCCGTCTTTCGCGATCACGGCTTTGAGGGCGCGAGCCTGACCCGGTTCACGGAGTCTT encodes:
- a CDS encoding alpha-L-fucosidase; this translates as MATNAMNLSRRNMLLGTGAAVAALGVSPLALAQKTKSMSERNPEPVPPTPDQIRRMKWWHEAKFGMFIHFGLYSQHARHEWAMEDEAIPFDEYTPLSKVFDPAPGSARGWAKLAKAAGMKYMVLTTKHHEGFCNFDTKLTDYCATKQGPGRDIVREYVDAARAEGLHVGFYYSLMDWHHPDGARCATDEAARKRFVAYTHGLIRELLTNYGKIDILWYDVAWPLDADGWESERMNKMVFELQPDIIVNNRNQLLGDFSTPEQHIAAENNGRAWESCMTLNDSWGFQRADDNWKTSKTIVRNLITCARDGGNYLLNIGPQPDGAVPEESVRVLTEVGQWMAVNGETIYKSDPCQPRRSEYASFTRTGNTLYMHVNFWPGEDVAISGLRVKVKSARLLKTNQEVKFSQDPYRVHLTGLPMDAPDSPVTTIALECDGEPRQDTDFVRKNKPRGGM
- a CDS encoding SMP-30/gluconolactonase/LRE family protein, producing MKPRSIARRLAVCATLFAGLAQAASAAEILISDAKSQPESLTIAPGGILFVGSASTPFVYKVRPGSTAAEKFVDASAEGAGTFFFGMLADAANNMLWTCQLTPVPDTKPVQRHTALRGFDLSSGAPKLRWNLPGDNTTCNDLSVGPDKALYLTDTANGKIFKLPAGASAAELFLEHRVLMGVDGITFLDGTLYVNNVVFNKLYRIPVDASGKPGQPVDIWMDQPVKGPDGMRAANGKLFVAENGSGQIDVLTINGDKASVTVLKDGLKTPTAVEPVGDTLWIAERGAGKALSIPMPKNTSR
- a CDS encoding ArsR family transcriptional regulator, with product MRPLLHPSIEDITVEGLLHALSDPVRVSMFVDIVAQACPQNCSNFLVVSDRAIPKSTLSQHFKILREAGLIRSERHGVEMQNVSRCTEVDERFPGLIRAILVAHGIQSKDEARAKKSAEKKSAKRAGKVGV
- a CDS encoding glucose 1-dehydrogenase, which produces MSKLTGKVAVVTGASKGIGAAIAKSLAAEGASVVVNYASSKAGADTVVAAITKAGGKAVAVGGDVSKAAEAQGIIDAAIKNYGRLDILVNNSGVYEFSPIEAITEEHYHKIFNVNVLGLLLVTRAAVAHLGEGSSIINIGSVVSSLTPPASAVYTGTKGAVDAITGVLAKELGPKKIRVNALNPGMVDTEGVQTAGFLGSDMEKNIVAQTPLGRVGQVDDIASVATFLASDDAKWVTGELLRVGGGIH
- a CDS encoding SDR family NAD(P)-dependent oxidoreductase; this encodes MGKLTGKVAVITAATSGMALATAKLFVEEGAYVFITGRRKDKLDEAVKAIGKNVTGVQGDASNLADLDRLYETVKREKGKIDVLFASAGQGEFATLEQVTEEHFDKTFDLNVRGTLFTVQKALPLFNDNGSIFLNGSIASIKGIPSFGVYSASKAAVRSFARTWLVELKERRIRVNILSPGTIDTPILDPLGDEAKEGFKKMIPRGEMGRPEEIATVALFLASSDSSFVNGIELFVDGGTAQI
- a CDS encoding chorismate mutase, producing MKQNLKLLVSGVLFGIATTLSAQQSPNVFQNLIADSAHRIAIAHQVALSKWDSNGVVEDSAREAQVIQNAVAAGQSKGLSEASLTSFFRSQIEANKLVQYSLLADWQVAGKAPEHQKVNLATEIRPELDHLQSSLISDLVQSAEARSRPDCSTALAVAIHKYLATQGTAESTLDALALNRSLATACVR
- a CDS encoding phospholipid carrier-dependent glycosyltransferase produces the protein MNRLKMPVWSLAGGLIILQMILVAIIVHGESLTFDEGDHIFAGYMMWHSGDYGLNPEHPPLVKLVATLPLLQEKLWVPPLQQRMFKTEAYRDGRDFLERNDGPKHRLLFRMRLAAGVFAVGLSVMVFLIGSKFFGESAGLLALLLVVFEPNVLANSDLVTTDMGVACFFLATIYCFYRYARQPSVLRLLLTGLAAGLTLAAKHSGILLAPMLLGLTLVEIACAEPERRKRTAGTLFGGFAAIVVLAVVVLWAFYGFRYAARPAGLVMNPTLSEYAAPLKGINSWMIGHLAHWRLLPESYLLGMTDIHYAAQQYPIFLLGHDYPHGVWWYFPVALSIKTTLGLIGLVVLAGIALISRRLRQGRELAYLAVPGAIYLGVAILSGMNIGTRHVLFLYPLAALLAAAGLTALAQHNRRWIWIGGGLVACHVVSALAVFPAEMAYANEAWGGTANTHKYLSDSSVDWAQQLPHVKQWVDAHPGEECWFAYSAYPDLRPQAYGIPCHPLPTAHTGGEILPVDVPETIHGNLLLSADDLEACDWPSDQLNIFERFRWMPMAEQIDHSVFVYRGDFHVPEAAALGAVQKSKILLSEKRPAEALVAAEKAVTLQPENLLAQTALGDAQTALGDKDSARAAYALALTAAHRLEADAQPLFVPDLEQKLHP